One genomic segment of Centropristis striata isolate RG_2023a ecotype Rhode Island chromosome 11, C.striata_1.0, whole genome shotgun sequence includes these proteins:
- the LOC131980596 gene encoding transmembrane protein 200C, with amino-acid sequence MIATGGLLRMNRRQDSLRSKNRAENKRKRKSKKKKKNDVVVVKGKLNLCSPAGLVAAVGVMVLMVGISMAVLGYWPSQNQQQYQERRRTGGYHNNRMSYSKSPPVPSNVTRHKPPTGQTSVNQSHSNSSAPEPSPHCGFLCDFLNNYLYSDNLKVFGPLVMGIGIFLFICANAVLHENRDKKTKIINLRDIYSTVIDLHSIRSKEYSPLNGLVNYTQSRSAEGPSGSFPASGMLTRSSWPSTGLGFQGELGGDDVFRRPSLASRPRSWSRDVQTFTDTVYSIYKDYSNSSEQAPQPRQWETTSIVTSSVNAFTLPVIKLNNCEVEESERAEAEGHSEEGVVIETTAESITEEGQASCSQTDETDTKEMDASITDSPPPHQSNEDITTDTADQQGAPQAQPQPQWTQLFPPSPVARAMGSRLSLNSLTDQPRSARRCSLSVTVCRQGDRARRFSCPRLERSNSKGYIKLADLGGESFEAPDTDTSLVATEQEVAADSAADSAAAAAAAEDEAQGEDDLVTPSTSAES; translated from the coding sequence ATGATAGCCACCGGTGGCCTGCTGCGCATGAACAGGCGCCAGGATTCCCTCCGCTCCAAAAACCGGGCGGAAAACAAAAGGAAGCGGAAAtccaagaaaaagaagaagaacgaCGTGGTGGTGGTGAAGGGGAAGCTCAACCTGTGCTCCCCGGCCGGTTTGGTGGCCGCTGTGGGAGTTATGGTTCTCATGGTGGGGATTTCCATGGCTGTACTGGGCTACTGGCCCAGTCAGAACCAGCAGCAGTACCAGGAGCGCCGCAGAACTGGAGGATACCACAACAACAGGATGAGCTACTCCAAAAGTCCGCCTGTTCCCTCTAACGTGACCCGTCATAAGCCTCCCACTGGACAGACAAGTGTCAACCAGAGCCATTCTAACAGCAGCGCCCCCGAGCCCTCCCCTCACTGTGGCTTCCTGTGTGACTTCCTGAATAATTACCTGTACTCAGACAATCTGAAAGTCTTCGGACCGCTGGTGATGGGAATCGGCATTTTCCTTTTCATCTGCGCCAATGCTGTCCTCCATGAAAACCGAGACAagaaaaccaaaatcatcaatCTGAGGGACATCTACTCCACCGTCATAGATCTACACAGCATACGCTCAAAGGAGTACTCGCCGCTGAACGGTTTGGTGAACTACACTCAGTCGAGGAGTGCGGAGGGCCCGTCGGGCTCGTTCCCTGCAAGCGGGATGCTTACTCGCAGCTCCTGGCCCTCCACTGGACTCGGCTTCCAGGGCGAGTTAGGTGGCGATGACGTGTTCAGGCGCCCGTCGTTGGCCAGCAGGCCTCGGAGCTGGTCCAGAGACGTCCAGACCTTCACGGACACCGTCTACAGCATCTACAAAGACTACAGCAATAGCAGCGAGCAGGCGCCGCAGCCCCGACAGTGGGAGACCACCTCCATCGTCACCTCCTCTGTGAACGCTTTCACCCTCCCTGTGATCAAACTGAACAACTGTGAGGTGGAGGAGTCCGAGAGGGCCGAGGCAGAGGGACACTCGGAGGAAGGGGTCGTAATCGAGACCACCGCTGAATCCATTACGGAGGAAGGACAAGCCAGCTGCAGCCAGACTGACGAGACAGACACCAAGGAGATGGACGCCTCGATTACAGATTCTCCTCCGCCACATCAGAGCAACGAGGACATAACCACAGACACGGCTGACCAACAGGGGGCGCCGCAGGCTCAGCCTCAACCACAGTGGACCCAGCTGTTCCCTCCATCACCTGTTGCCAGGGCAATGGGGTCACGGCTGTCGCTCAACTCCCTCACGGATCAGCCCAGGTCTGCACGCCGCTGCAGCctgtctgtgactgtgtgtcGTCAAGGGGACAGAGCCAGGCGCTTCAGCTGCCCTCGTCTGGAGCGCTCCAACAGTAAGGGCTACATCAAACTGGCTGACCTGGGGGGCGAGTCCTTCGAAGCCCCCGACACGGACACTTCTTTAGTGGCCACCGAACAGGaagtagcagcagattcagcagcagattcagcagcagcagcagcagcagcggaggACGAAGCTCAGGGAGAGGACGATCTGGTGACACCCAGCACCTCTGCAGAATCCTAg